A region of the Haematobia irritans isolate KBUSLIRL chromosome 5, ASM5000362v1, whole genome shotgun sequence genome:
aaattttctatagaaataaaattttgaaaaaaatttctataggaataaaatttagacaaaaatttctatagaaataaaatttttacaaaattttctatagaaataaaattttgacaaaattttttatagaaataaagtttcgacaaaattttctatagacataaaatgttgacaaaaatttctatagaaataaaatgttgacaaaatattctgtagaaataaattgttgacaaaattttctgtagaaataaatttttgacaaaattttctatagaaataaaattttgacaaaaatttctattgaaataaaatttgtacaaaattttctatagaaataaaaatttgacaaaattttctacagaaataaaattttgacaaaattttctatagaaataaaatttttacaaaattctctatatatataaaattttgaaaaaaatttctataggaataaaatttagacaaaaatttctatagaaataaaatttttacaaaattttctatagaaataaaattttgacaaaattttttatagaaataaagtttcgacaaaattttctatagacataaaatgttgacaaaaatttctatagaaataaactgttgacaaaatattctctagaaataaaatgttgacaaaattttctatagaaataaaattttgacaacaatttctatagaaataaaatttttacaaaattttctatagaaataaaattttgacaaaattttttacagaaataaaatttagactaaaatttctatagaaataaaatttgtacaaaattttctatagaaataaaaattttacaaaattttctacagaaataaaattttgacaaaattttctatagaaataaaatttttacaaaattctctatatatataaaattttgaaaaaaatttctatagaaataaaattttgacaacaatttctatagaaataaaatttttacaaaattttcgatagaaataaaattttgacaaaattttttacagaaataaaattttgacaaaattttctatacaaataaaatttttacaaaatttactatagatataaaattttgaaaaaattttctacagaaataaaatttagacaaaattttctatagaaataaaatttttacaaaattctctatagaaataaaatttttacaaaatttactatagatataaaattttgaaaaagttttctataggaataaaatttagacaaaaatttctatagaaataaaattttgacaaaattttctatagaaataaaattttgacaaaattttctatagaaataaagtttcgacaaaaatttctatagaaaaaaatgttgacaaaatattctctagaaataaaatgttgacaaaattttctatagaaataaaatgttgacaaaaatttctatagaaataaaatttttacaaaattttctatagaaataaaatttttacaaaattttctatagaaataaaatttttacaaaattttctatagaaataaaatttttacaaaattttctacagaaataaaattttgacaaaattttctataggaattaaattttgacaaaaatttctatagaaataaaatttttacaaaattttctatagaaataacattttgacaaatttttctatagaaataacattttgacaaaattttctatagtaataacattttgacaaaattttctatagaaataaaatgttgacaaaaatttctatagaaataaaatgttgacaaaatattctgtagaaataaattgttgacaaaattttctgtagaaataaatttttgacaaaattttctatagaaataaaattttgacaaaattttctattgaaataaaatttgtacaaaattttctatagaaataaaaatttgacaaaattttctacagaaataaaattttgacaaaattttctatagaaataaaatttttacaaaattctctatatatataaaattttgaaaaaaatttctataggaataaaatttagacaaaaatttctatagaaataaaatttttacaaaattttctatagaaataaaattttgacaaaattttttatagaaataaagtttcgacaaaattttctatagacataaaatgttgacaaaaatttctatagaaataaactgttgacaaaatattctctagaaataaaatgttgacaaaattttctatagaaataaaattttgacaacaatttctatagaaataaaatttttacaaaattttctatagaaataaaattttgacaaaattttttacagaaataaaattttgacaaaattttctatacaaataaaatttttacaaaatgtactatagatataaaattttgaaaaaatttctatagaaataaaattttgacaaaaatttctatagaaataaaatttttacaaaattttctatagatataaaattttgaaaaaaattctataggaataaaattttgacaaaattgtctatagaaataaaaatttgagaaaattttaatagaaataaagtttcgagaaaattttctatagaaataaaaataaattttaccaaaaaaatgaaattaaaattttaccaaaatttaagaaTTATAATATTCGTGTTATTTCATACGATCAATTGTGAGTCAGTTCTCCGTTTTTgaagctataaaaataaaattgtgacaacatttttatataaataaattttgaataaaatttgctgcaaaaataaatattcgcaaaaattttctttggaaatataattttgtacaaaaattttctatagaaaaacaattttgcataaattttcaatagaaataaaatgttgacaaaattttccataaaaataaatttttaacaaaactcaatttctttgaaaattttaataaataagttCTCTCTTTTTGTAGATGTAATCCCGTGCAAGCTAACACGTTTTTCACTCATTTACAATTTAAAGGAGGGGTAATTCATTCATTCGATAAACAGTTTTTATCTAACAttgatcaaaaacttaaaaaactgatatttaaatttggtagatttgtggtaaaattttcttcaaattttggtagattatttttggcctgaaaatatgcagaacattttctatagtaggtaAACTGGGTTCCTCTCTTAACTgttaatttgattgattttcGATGATAAAATACTTCTTAGGTttatatcaatttaattttaatataaccacgacttttaaaacacacaaaaaaactttcaaatcATTTATtcctattatttatatttaacaaaatgtgtCTCATTATGTGCCACATTTTATGCCACTTGAAATTCTCAACGATAATGCTGAATTGGGCTAAAAACATCAATCGACATTTAATTTACGGAATGAACCATCAATACCAAATAAACTATCAAAATCAATAGCTTTTCCGAGTCGTAGCTTCTCATCGGTACCATAGTCCATACTTCTTTTGAAATAATCTCGATATTCATCGATTTTCTTCTCCCATGCGACAACGATTTCCTCTATTGAACCATTTTCACCACCATATTCTTTGGGTAaatatttcagggggatttcctTCGTTAGCAAATCTATTTTATTGCCATGAATAAATAgctagaattttttataaaaaaaaaattaattatttattatataaatattttaaacaaatgtGTTTAATTCACATACCCTACTCTGTTGCTTGGGTGACAGCATAGGTTTGATCATATTAAAGAGCGGTTCAAATCCCCTCACCGTATTAATAAAATGTGAAGCTTTGGGCCTTAAGGGTACAGCTTCTTCATCATACACTGTCATTTTCTTCATTATGGACGGAGTCCATTGCATAAAATGAGACATAGTGGACTTTTCGAAATCTCCAACGAATACAATGCCATTTACTAGGGCATAATCATCCTcgtaaaattgaatttcttgcaAAGCATGTGCAACTCGCATTATTTCTTCGGCGGTGTATTTATCGGTGGAATAAACGCCAGCACGCATAAATGAAATTCGTGGTCCATTTCCATGTAAAGGTGTAGGTAAGTAAAGGAAGAGTCTGAATGAGAAACATAATAGGATACATTTTCAATATTGATAACTCTTGAATAGGAATGTTTGAGTTGGTAGCACTTCCAGTCGGTTACCCAGTACTATAGACTTGACTAAGTGGATATCATTTACCAGGTTTACCCAAAACTGCTGCTTTATAGCAAATCcatttcgaataacttcaacttCAATTCTATGGCTTACCCCAATCTCAAAAGTTCTCTAAATTTTGGATCATCCACATCGGTGGGAGCAAACAATTCCGGATATTTACTTCTCATGGTAAAGAAGCGATCAATTTTACTCTTTGCTCTTTCCAAACTGTATTTGCAACCTCTCAAAAATGCTACCAGAAATTGATCATCCATGTTTGCCTTCAAATGAGGCTGTTGTGTGATCCATTCTTTGAGAGCTGTCAAATCTTCCACAAGTCGTGTAGGTGTTTCACCAATTTTGGCTGCAGCCTCCTGTAAGTCTTCAGGCAAAGGTCTAACGTTGACCATTTTGAAATGTTTGTGAACAATAATCGCGCAGAAGTGAAATGAACCACTAAAATGTTACTATAGCCAATGTTGGCTTAAGTAGTCtaacaaattcaatttttttatcaaagaaATAGAGCAATATAATTTGTATGATATCGATATATTAACATCCATGTCGTTGGGAGTAGAAGAAACATAGCTCTCTTGATATCAATAcattatttttcttcttttcgaTAGAAGTTTTCTTTGTGAAGCTCTTTACACCCTCATTTACTCATTTTTCGCTAGCTATAATAAACccataaatttgtatatttattgttatttttcttcttttctttaAGTTAGATTAGATtatagtgtcaaaatttcatcattCAGTTCTTAATGAATTGCAATTCTTGtcgaatttgtaaaaatcgtcaTTACTTAAGGTCACGACGAAAAGCTTGTGAACATTTCTTATCGCGCACGCACGTTTATGCGGACACAGGGtgattacaaaatattaaaagacGAAGAAACTTAAAGCGCCAAAAATGAGATAACAAGTTTATCCAAACACAActaactgatttagttttcaaatGCTTTATTTAGGACCGTACCTGACCACCAAAAATTACATGTACccccaaggttaggttaaagtggcagcccgatgaagtttcaggctcacttagactattcagtccattgtaataccacatttaactaaaagtacctattacatatgggcacttctagttttaaccactaaaccttctctattattttcttttgttgaaccaaccagattgttccagaaacattaacagactgcttaagttaacgttttccaggtccgtcaGTAATCTAAagttatatgcccctaaaatttgcttacgccttacacaaaatgcgggacactcacacaagaggtgtttaattgattccttttcctccgcatcatgacagctcatacaatagtcattatacttcgcgccaatagtttttgcaaaatcgcctatcaggcagctacccgttatagcagatatcaggagtgatatctgacgtcttgagaacactagcatatctagtgtgcggttcaactttaaatggggccatatttgcttggtatcgttacaacccttgcaattctcccatcgaacatttgccatcatgacagccttctcacgcagtaagagcttgcaggtagccagagacataccaacagattctagttcccctggaatatgtaaggtagttcctagccttgataactcttccgcttcgcagttccccggtatgttcttatggtcaggcacccatactgggtgaatattgtactgctcagccatctcgttgagagatttgcggcagtcgatggccgttttcaagttaaggaacacagagtccaaggattttattgcaggttgactgtctgagtatatattaacattttttggaacattacttctcagccaattcgccacctctcttattgctaatatttcagcctgaaaaacactacagtgactaggtaatcttttcgctattcgaagttccagatctttagaatatactccgaaacccacttgtccatccaatttggagtcatcagtgtagaaatctatatatcttttattccccggggtctgcgtacatcacgcctcactgttgggaattagagtttcaaactttttgtcgaaaagtggtttagccagagtgtaatccactacgttaggcacatctggcattattttgaggaccgaactgtgaccgtacattttttccgaccacagcgatagctcggtttagccagagtgtaatccactacgctaggcacatctggcattattttgaggaccgaccacagcgatagctcgcgcaaccgcacagccgttgttgcagctgactctttggccaaaatgtctaaaggcaatagatgcagcatgacattaagggaatctgttcctgtcttactgaatgcgcctgagatacacgccatacgctgaactttatctaggttaggttaggtggcagcccgatgtatcaggctcacttagattattcagtccattgtgataccacattggtgaacttctctcttagcactgagtgctgcccgattctatgttaagctcaatgacaaaactttatctaaacctgtcggttgctgaagtgccggccaccagactacaacaccatatagcattataggtctaaccactgccgtatatagcaaatgcacaattttcggctttagtccccactttttccctattgcctttttgcacgggtacaaagctaccgtggctttcctcgccctttcttcaatattaggcctaaagttcagcttcctgtccagaatgccaaagtattttgcacactcacccaagggaatttcaataccccctaaggatatgggcttaaccgtgggagttttgcgatatttacagtacatgactaattctgtcttggcaggatttactccaagaccattctctttcgcccacttctcagtcatccggagggctctttgtataacatctctgattaTGGATGGGAGTTTTCCCCAGACTGCTAGCGtcacatcgtctgcgtatgccaccgctTTTATCCTTCCTTTTTTCtacggaaaccagaaggttgtttatagcaacattccaaagaagaggtgat
Encoded here:
- the LOC142239066 gene encoding retinol-binding protein pinta-like, whose translation is MVNVRPLPEDLQEAAAKIGETPTRLVEDLTALKEWITQQPHLKANMDDQFLVAFLRGCKYSLERAKSKIDRFFTMRSKYPELFAPTDVDDPKFRELLRLGLFLYLPTPLHGNGPRISFMRAGVYSTDKYTAEEIMRVAHALQEIQFYEDDYALVNGIVFVGDFEKSTMSHFMQWTPSIMKKMTVYDEEAVPLRPKASHFINTVRGFEPLFNMIKPMLSPKQQSRLFIHGNKIDLLTKEIPLKYLPKEYGGENGSIEEIVVAWEKKIDEYRDYFKRSMDYGTDEKLRLGKAIDFDSLFGIDGSFRKLNVD